A DNA window from Amphiprion ocellaris isolate individual 3 ecotype Okinawa chromosome 8, ASM2253959v1, whole genome shotgun sequence contains the following coding sequences:
- the LOC111582247 gene encoding solute carrier family 26 member 9 isoform X1, translated as MSACTKVCHPKLHPEGVETSESLIRIQANGQHTHLSPIDAGVVPQQLAMQQERPRYVINRPAYNLPEFDSEFDKKSRQFPVGEKVKKLFRCSVPRLKGLLFRHLPVLRWLPKYKVKENLLCDVISGVSAGTIQVPQGMAFALLANLPPVNGLYSSFFPLIPYFFMGTAHQMVPGTFAVLSIMVGIVCLQLAPESDFSHFNATVNATIVDTDRMNEARLAISGTLACLTAIIQIGLGFMQFGFVAIYLSESFVRGFMTAAGLQILISVLKYIFGISVPPYSGPLAVIYTLIDIVRGLPKTNIASLVFALVSSVVLIVVKELSARYRHKLPFPIPMEIIIVVVATAISGPLHLPELYHMDIVGEIPLGFPAPILPTVSQWDYMLSTAFSLAIVGYVINLAMGRTLAAKHGYDVDPNQEMLALGCSNFLGSFFKIHVICCALSVTLAVDSAGGTSQFSSLCVMLVVMVTMLALGAYLKPLPKSVLGALIAVNLKNTLLQLSDPYYLWKKSKLDCCVWVVSFLATFFLSLPYGVAIGVGFSILVVIFKTQFRNGSAVVQIIDTDIYKNPKVYSKVMSITGVKIVNYCSPLYFANAEIFRQRIIRKTGLDPAKIILARRKFLEKEQKDKAKEEKKGKETRRRKLSSLVTMKSQTISRLELQNDFDMNGSANKTEPPTSYVNFHCSDIELGEQSSEQEPPSPTAVSLETQPMPFHTLILDLAGVCFIDLMGIKVLIKMNSSYEMLGIKLYLANVQAQVCEELEAGGAFDEGNIARSNLFLSVHDAILFAQQTTGERRVSSKAEEAKQGLAFNINEEKDLEQEMF; from the exons AAAAAGTAAAGAAGCTCTTCAG aTGCTCTGTGCCAAGGCTGAAGGGCTTGTTATTCAGACATCTGCCGGTACTGCGCTGGCTTCCCAAAtacaaagtgaaagaaaaccTGCTGTGTGATGTCATCAGCGGGGTCAGCGCTGGTACCATCCAGGTTCCCCAAG GCATGGCATTTGCCCTCCTGGCAAACCTCCCTCCTGTCAATGGTCTCTATTCTTCTTTCTTCCCTCTCATCCCATATTTCTTCATGGGCACTGCTCACCAGATGGTCCCAG GTACTTTTGCTGTCCTCAGCATAATGGTGGGGATCGTATGTCTTCAGCTGGCCCCGGAGTCGGACTTCAGTCACTTCAATGCCACTGTTAATGCTACAATAGTGGACACAGACAGGATGAATGAGGCTCGCCTGGCCATATCTGGAACTCTGGCCTGCCTCACCGCAATCATACAG ATTGGTCTTGGCTTCATGCAGTTTGGGTTCGTAGCCATCTATCTGTCAGAGTCCTTTGTCAGAGGCTTCATGACTGCTGCTGGCTTGCAGATCCTCATCTCAGTGCTCAAATACATCTTTGGCATCAGCGTACCACCTTATAGTGGCCCACTGGCTGTCATATAT ACTCTGATAGATATTGTAAGGGGCCTTCCTAAAACCAACATTGCCTCCTTAGTGTTTGCTCTGGTCAGCAGTGTAGTTTTGATTGTGGTGAAGGAGCTGAGTGCCCGATATCGTCACAAGCTTCCTTTCCCCATTCCTATGGAGATCATCATT GTGGTGGTGGCCACAGCCATCTCAGGCCCTCTGCATCTTCCTGAGCTCTATCACATGGACATAGTGGGAGAAATCCCTTTAGG ATTTCCAGCACCAATCCTTCCAACTGTGAGTCAGTGGGACTATATGTTGAGTACAGCCTTCTCTCTGGCAATAGTGGGGTATGTCATCAACTTAGCTATGGGCAGGACACTGGCAGCCAAGCATGGCTATGATGTGGATCCCAACCAG GAAATGTTGGCTCTTGGCTGCAGCAATTTCCTCGGGTCCTTCTTTAAGATCCATGTGATCTGCTGTGCTCTGTCTGTGACGCTGGCTGTCGACAGTGCTGGAGGAACATCACAG TTTTCCAGTCTATGTGTGATGCTGGTTGTAATGGTTACCATGCTCGCATTGGGAGCCTACCTGAAACCACTTCCAAAA TCAGTGCTGGGAGCTTTGATTGCAGTCAACCTGAAGAACACACTCCTGCAGCTCTCTGATCCCTACTACTTATGGAAGAAGAGCAAACTGGACTGT TGTGTGTGGGTTGTGTCATTCTTGGCCACATTCTTTCTTAGCTTGCCTTATGGAGTTGCCATCGGCGTGGGCTTTTCCATCCTGGTAGTGATATTCAAGACGCAGTT TCGTAACGGTTCAGCAGTGGTCCAAATAATAGATACAGACATCTACAAAAACCCAAAGGTGTATAGTAAG GTCATGTCTATAACAGGTGTGAAAATAGTGAACTATTGCTCGCCACTCTACTTTGCAAATGCTGAAATATTTCGCCAGAGGATTATCAGAAAG aCCGGACTGGACCCTGCCAAGATTATCCTGGCCAGGCGGAAGTTTTTAGAAAAAGAGCAGAAGGACAAAgcgaaagaggagaagaagggcAAAGAGACAAGAAGGAGGAAACTCAGCTCTTTGGTTACCATGAAATCTCAG ACCATATCTCGGCTTGAGCTGCAAAATGACTTCGATATGAACGGCAGTGCCAACAAAACTGAGCCTCCCACGAGCTATGTCAACTTCCACTGCAGTGACATTGAGCTGGGGGAGCAGTCGTCTGAACAAGAGCCACCTAGTCCCACTGCTGTCAGCCTGGAGACGCAGCCTATGCCCTTCCACACCCTCATCCTCGACTTGGCAGGGGTCTGTTTCATAGACCTGATGGGCATAAAAGTATTGATAAAG ATGAACTCGAGCTACGAGATGCTGGGCATTAAGCTATACCTGGCTAATGTTCAAG CCCAGGTGTGTGAGGAACTGGAGGCTGGAGGAGCTTTTGATGAGGGCAATATTGCCCGCAGTaatcttttcctttctgtccaCGATGCCATTCTGTTTGCTCAGCAGACCACTGGAGAGAGGCGAGTCTCCTCAAAG GCAGAGGAAGCAAAACAGGGACTTGCTTTTAACATTAATGAGGAGAAGGATCTGGAGCAG gAGATGTTTTGA
- the LOC111582247 gene encoding solute carrier family 26 member 9 isoform X4 produces MAFALLANLPPVNGLYSSFFPLIPYFFMGTAHQMVPGTFAVLSIMVGIVCLQLAPESDFSHFNATVNATIVDTDRMNEARLAISGTLACLTAIIQIGLGFMQFGFVAIYLSESFVRGFMTAAGLQILISVLKYIFGISVPPYSGPLAVIYTLIDIVRGLPKTNIASLVFALVSSVVLIVVKELSARYRHKLPFPIPMEIIIVVVATAISGPLHLPELYHMDIVGEIPLGFPAPILPTVSQWDYMLSTAFSLAIVGYVINLAMGRTLAAKHGYDVDPNQEMLALGCSNFLGSFFKIHVICCALSVTLAVDSAGGTSQFSSLCVMLVVMVTMLALGAYLKPLPKSVLGALIAVNLKNTLLQLSDPYYLWKKSKLDCCVWVVSFLATFFLSLPYGVAIGVGFSILVVIFKTQFRNGSAVVQIIDTDIYKNPKVYSKVMSITGVKIVNYCSPLYFANAEIFRQRIIRKTGLDPAKIILARRKFLEKEQKDKAKEEKKGKETRRRKLSSLVTMKSQTISRLELQNDFDMNGSANKTEPPTSYVNFHCSDIELGEQSSEQEPPSPTAVSLETQPMPFHTLILDLAGVCFIDLMGIKVLIKMNSSYEMLGIKLYLANVQAQVCEELEAGGAFDEGNIARSNLFLSVHDAILFAQQTTGERRVSSKAEEAKQGLAFNINEEKDLEQEMF; encoded by the exons ATGGCATTTGCCCTCCTGGCAAACCTCCCTCCTGTCAATGGTCTCTATTCTTCTTTCTTCCCTCTCATCCCATATTTCTTCATGGGCACTGCTCACCAGATGGTCCCAG GTACTTTTGCTGTCCTCAGCATAATGGTGGGGATCGTATGTCTTCAGCTGGCCCCGGAGTCGGACTTCAGTCACTTCAATGCCACTGTTAATGCTACAATAGTGGACACAGACAGGATGAATGAGGCTCGCCTGGCCATATCTGGAACTCTGGCCTGCCTCACCGCAATCATACAG ATTGGTCTTGGCTTCATGCAGTTTGGGTTCGTAGCCATCTATCTGTCAGAGTCCTTTGTCAGAGGCTTCATGACTGCTGCTGGCTTGCAGATCCTCATCTCAGTGCTCAAATACATCTTTGGCATCAGCGTACCACCTTATAGTGGCCCACTGGCTGTCATATAT ACTCTGATAGATATTGTAAGGGGCCTTCCTAAAACCAACATTGCCTCCTTAGTGTTTGCTCTGGTCAGCAGTGTAGTTTTGATTGTGGTGAAGGAGCTGAGTGCCCGATATCGTCACAAGCTTCCTTTCCCCATTCCTATGGAGATCATCATT GTGGTGGTGGCCACAGCCATCTCAGGCCCTCTGCATCTTCCTGAGCTCTATCACATGGACATAGTGGGAGAAATCCCTTTAGG ATTTCCAGCACCAATCCTTCCAACTGTGAGTCAGTGGGACTATATGTTGAGTACAGCCTTCTCTCTGGCAATAGTGGGGTATGTCATCAACTTAGCTATGGGCAGGACACTGGCAGCCAAGCATGGCTATGATGTGGATCCCAACCAG GAAATGTTGGCTCTTGGCTGCAGCAATTTCCTCGGGTCCTTCTTTAAGATCCATGTGATCTGCTGTGCTCTGTCTGTGACGCTGGCTGTCGACAGTGCTGGAGGAACATCACAG TTTTCCAGTCTATGTGTGATGCTGGTTGTAATGGTTACCATGCTCGCATTGGGAGCCTACCTGAAACCACTTCCAAAA TCAGTGCTGGGAGCTTTGATTGCAGTCAACCTGAAGAACACACTCCTGCAGCTCTCTGATCCCTACTACTTATGGAAGAAGAGCAAACTGGACTGT TGTGTGTGGGTTGTGTCATTCTTGGCCACATTCTTTCTTAGCTTGCCTTATGGAGTTGCCATCGGCGTGGGCTTTTCCATCCTGGTAGTGATATTCAAGACGCAGTT TCGTAACGGTTCAGCAGTGGTCCAAATAATAGATACAGACATCTACAAAAACCCAAAGGTGTATAGTAAG GTCATGTCTATAACAGGTGTGAAAATAGTGAACTATTGCTCGCCACTCTACTTTGCAAATGCTGAAATATTTCGCCAGAGGATTATCAGAAAG aCCGGACTGGACCCTGCCAAGATTATCCTGGCCAGGCGGAAGTTTTTAGAAAAAGAGCAGAAGGACAAAgcgaaagaggagaagaagggcAAAGAGACAAGAAGGAGGAAACTCAGCTCTTTGGTTACCATGAAATCTCAG ACCATATCTCGGCTTGAGCTGCAAAATGACTTCGATATGAACGGCAGTGCCAACAAAACTGAGCCTCCCACGAGCTATGTCAACTTCCACTGCAGTGACATTGAGCTGGGGGAGCAGTCGTCTGAACAAGAGCCACCTAGTCCCACTGCTGTCAGCCTGGAGACGCAGCCTATGCCCTTCCACACCCTCATCCTCGACTTGGCAGGGGTCTGTTTCATAGACCTGATGGGCATAAAAGTATTGATAAAG ATGAACTCGAGCTACGAGATGCTGGGCATTAAGCTATACCTGGCTAATGTTCAAG CCCAGGTGTGTGAGGAACTGGAGGCTGGAGGAGCTTTTGATGAGGGCAATATTGCCCGCAGTaatcttttcctttctgtccaCGATGCCATTCTGTTTGCTCAGCAGACCACTGGAGAGAGGCGAGTCTCCTCAAAG GCAGAGGAAGCAAAACAGGGACTTGCTTTTAACATTAATGAGGAGAAGGATCTGGAGCAG gAGATGTTTTGA